The following proteins are encoded in a genomic region of Periophthalmus magnuspinnatus isolate fPerMag1 chromosome 10, fPerMag1.2.pri, whole genome shotgun sequence:
- the LOC117377168 gene encoding septin-8-A-like, which produces MAAPDIDVFTNEEKRNLELGGHVGFDSLPDQLVSRSVAQGFCFNILCVGETGIGKSTLINTLFNTTFETEEASHYEAEVRLRPQTFELQESNVNLKLTVVHTVGFGDQINKEESYKPITEYIDAQFEKYLEEELKIRRSLFNYHDTRIHICLYFIAPTGHSLKSLDLVTMKKLDSKVNIIPVIAKADTVSRSELDKLKIKIMSELVSNGVQIYNFPTEDEAVAEINASMNTYLPFAVIGSTEDVKVGNKMVKARLYPWGSVQVENENHCDFVKLREMLLRVNMEDLREQTHARHYELYRRCKLEEMGFKDSDPNSTSFSLQETYEAKRKEFLLELQRKEEEMRQMFVNKVKETEAELKEKEKELHGRFEQLKRMHQEEKKNVEEKRRELEEEMNTFNRRKMEALMGQGPQGGSQPFKKDKDKKNFFSLPSACSLTSGRNLN; this is translated from the exons ATGGCGGCCCCTGACATAGATGTGTTCACT aatGAAGAAAAGCGAAACCTGGAGCtcggcggccatgttggattCGACAGCCTGCCCGATCAGCTCGTCAGCAGATCCGTCGCCCAAGGCTTTTGTTTTAACATCCTCTGTGTAG GTGAAACTGGAATTGGGAAATCCACTCTGATCAATACACTGTTCAATACGACGTTTGAAACTGAAGAGGCCAGTCATTATGAGGCTGAAGTGCGACTACGACCACAAACATTCGAGCTTCAGGAGAGCAACGTGAATCTGAAGCTCACTGTGGTGCACACGGTCGGGTTTGGAGACCAGATCAACAAAGAGGAGAG CTACAAACCCATTACTGAATACATCGACGCTCAGTTTGAGAAGTATCTCGAGGAGGAGCTGAAAATCAGACGGTCCTTGTTCAATTATCACGACACGAGGATCCACATCTGTCTGTATTTCATCGCACCCACGGGACACTCTCTGAAGTCTCTGGACCTGGTGACCATGAAGAAACTGGACAGCAAG GTGAACATCATCCCGGTGATCGCAAAAGCCGACACGGTTTCAAGAAGTGAACTGGACAAATTAAAAATCAAGATCATGAGCGAGCTGGTCAGTAATGGAGTCCAGATTTACAACTTTCCCACTGAGGACGAGGCCGTTGCAGAGATCAACGCATCGATGAAT ACGTATCTTCCTTTTGCCGTCATTGGAAGCACAGAAGACGTAAAAGTCGGAAATAAGATGGTGAAGGCGCGACTCTACCCCTGGGGATCTGTACAAG TGGAGAATGAAAACCACTGCGATTTTGTGAAGCTGAGGGAGATGCTGTTACGGGTGAACATGGAGGACCTCCGAGAGCAAACGCACGCCCGGCACTACGAGCTTTACCGCCGCTGTAAACTCGAAGAGATGGGCTTCAAAGATTCAGACCCAAACAGCACGTCTTTCAG TCTTCAGGAGACCTATGAAGCCAAGAGGAAAGAGTTTCTGCTGGAGCTTCAGCGTaaagaagaggagatgaggcAGATGTTTGTGAACAAAGTCAAAGAAACAGAGGCCGAGctcaaagagaaagaaaaagag CTCCATGGCAGGTTTGAGCAGCTGAAGCGAATGCAccaagaggagaagaagaacgTGGAGGAGAAACGTcgggagctggaggaggagatgaacaCCTTCAACAGGAGGAAAATGGAGGCTCTGATGGGCCAGGGGCCTCAGGGCGGCTCCCAGCCCTTTAAAAAGGACAAAGACAAGAAGAA CTTCTTTAGTCTACCCTCTGCGTGCTCCTTAACCTCAGGACGGAATCTGAATTAG
- the gdf9 gene encoding growth/differentiation factor 9 gives MEKALCTPRVFVVLLFVLLITWTSPAAVGPPRAAANAVLYNLSHFTEHSYANIFSPLIKALSQHGGSRWSPDLRKRNKPEHKYIKYLTEVYKRSSREQSAQRDGAYNTVRLIKPQDECPAQTHEGFLQDLSYRLDQVREKEQLLKSTLLYSFDPGHAAHGSVCHVYIKELKPFARCPLCPTRSALHSVNVTGDSGVTWVEISVTPFLLPFLKFQKNSLHLLINVTCAEGADADSHTLESALRSPPLLLYLSDTTKLVHQRFSTDKAEQKTSAVENKLHKEILKTKHRLLHRRRWKRSSSKNKRDKSLKSQLPELLPSSEFPTSDCALYDFRVRFSQLKLDHWIVFPPKYNPRYCRGICPRTVGFFYGSPVHTMVQNIIYERLDSSVPRPSCVPSHYSPLSVMIFEEDGSYVYKEFEDMVATRCTCR, from the exons ATGGAAAAGGCCCTCTGCACGCCCCGTGTGTTTGTCGTGCTTCTCTTTGTGCTGCTCATCACCTGGACGAGCCCCGCGGCCGTGGGACCCCCCCGAGCTGCTGCTAATGCGGTGCTCTACAACCTGAGCCACTTCACTGAGCACTCGTACGCAAACATCTTCTCTCCTCTGATCAAAGCTCTGTCTCAGCACGGAGGCTCGAGGTGGAGCCCAGATCTGAGGAAGAGGAACAAGCCCGAGcacaaatacatcaaatatCTGACAGAGGTTTACAAAAGGTCCTCCAGGGAGCAGAGTGCGCAGAGAGATGGCGCATACAACACTGTGCGCCTGATCAAGCCCCAGGACGAGTGTCCTGCTCAGACACATGAAG GTTTTCTGCAGGATCTCTCTTATCGTCTTGATCAAGTGAGAGAAAAGGAACAGCTCCTAAAATCCACCCTGTTGTACAGTTTTGACCCTGGTCACGCGGCTCATGGCTCTGTGTGCCATGTTTATATCAAAGAGCTGAAGCCCTTCGCCCGCTGCCCACTGTGCCCCACACGCAGCGCCCTTCACTCTGTGAACGTCACTGGAGACAGCGGGGTGACCTGGGTGGAGATCAGTGTTACTCCTTTTCTTCTGCCCTTCCTGAAGTTTCAGAAGAACAGTTTACACCTGCTCATCAACGTGACCTGTGCAGAGGGGGCAGACGCTGACAGCCACACGCTGGAGTCGGCGCTCcggtctcctcctctgctgctttATCTGAGTGACACCACTAAACTAGTTCACCAAAGGTTCAGCACAGATAAAGCTGAACAAAAGACATCTGCTGTGGAAAACAAACTTCATAAAGAAATCCTCAAAACCAAACACAGGCTGCTGCACAGACGGAGGTGGAAGAGGAGCTCTTCCAAAAACAAACGAGACAAGAGTCTAAAGTCTCAGTTACCAGAGCTGCTGCCGAGCTCTGAATTTCCGACCAGTGACTGTGCGCTGTATGATTTCAGGGTGCGATTCAGCCAACTCAAACTGGACCACTGGATAGTTTTTCCACCTAAGTATAACCCCAGGTACTGCAGGGGCATCTGCCCGAGGACTGTTGGGTTTTTCTATGGGTCACCTGTTCACACCATGGTACAAAACATCATCTACGAGAGGCTGGACTCCTCTGTGCCCCGCCCCTCCTGTGTGCCGTCGCACTACAGCCCTCTCAGTGTGATGATCTTTGAGGAGGACGGCTCTTATGTCTACAAAGAGTTTGAGGACATGGTGGCGACCCGCTGCACATGTCGATGA
- the LOC117377193 gene encoding cytochrome b-c1 complex subunit 8, whose amino-acid sequence MGRHFGDLAKIRHVITYTISPFEQKAFPNYFSKGIPNVWRRVTSSFFKVAPPMILCYTCYTWGNTVHEQGKRKNLADYEKDE is encoded by the exons ATGGGACGCCACTTTGGAGATTTGGCAAAGATCAGACATGTGATCACCTACACCATATCCCCCTTTGAGCAGAAGGCTTTCCCCAACTACTTTTCCAAAGGAATCCCCAATGTCTGGAGGAGGGTCACGTCGTCCTTTTTCAAAGTTGCCCCCC CCATGATCTTGTGCTACACCTGCTACACATGGGGCAACACAGTCCATGAACAAGGCAAGAGGAAGAATCTCGCCGACTATGAAAAAGATGAATAA